In one Cyclopterus lumpus isolate fCycLum1 chromosome 22, fCycLum1.pri, whole genome shotgun sequence genomic region, the following are encoded:
- the nipal3 gene encoding NIPA-like protein 3: MHISRADGGSYTDNLIGTLLAIFGNVLVSISLSVQKYSHVKLTGTKDLRVFYHTKTWWSGFVLLCLGEGANFVSYAFAPIALITTLNAVSILTSSILGLIFLREKLKPRDFSKRYGLSFLGYILTIGGTYLFVAFGPNSHEKLRAENIVRHLIGWPVLLFLLLEIITFSLLLYFYKHRHANYLVIILMLAALLSSVTVIAVKAVSGMLVLTIEGTMQLDYPIFSVMFVCMVASVVCQAGFLSQACKLYDPSVIAGVNYILSTVFAVVAGAVFYVEFKNEDVLHICMFLLGSAFCFLGVFLITKNRKRTKTFEPYVTMDMVTGIPTIHDKGLFVQPDTNGAFSYGALVNNDGVSPATLPVHRKRPPVDST, encoded by the exons ATGCATATCAGCAGAGCCGACGGAGGCTCCTACACG GACAACCTCATTGGAACATTGCTTGCTATTTTTGGGAATGTTCTTGTCAGCATCTCCTTAAGCGTTCAG AAATACAGCCATGTGAAGTTAACAGGAACCAAGGACCTGCGTGTCTTCTACCACACCAAAACCTGGTGGAGTGGGTTTGTCCTGCTGTGTCTTGGGGAGGGAGCCAACTTTGTTTCCTACGCCTTCGCCCCCATCGCTCTCATCACAACTCTAAACGCTGTGTCTATCCTTA caAGCTCAATTCTGGGTCTCATTTTTCTGCGCGAGAAATTGAAGCCAAGGGACTTTTCAA AGCGCTATGGGCTGTCCTTCCTGGGCTATATTCTCACCATAGGTGGAACATACCTCTTTGTAGCATTTGGACCAAACTCTCATGAAAAACTCAGAGCAGAGAACATTGTGAGACATCTGATAGGATGGCCTGTTCTCTTGTTTCTG CTCCTGGAGATCATCACATTCTCTCTGCTTTTATACTTCTACAAGCACCGCCATGCTAACTACCTCGTTATTATTCTGATGCTGGCCGCGCTACTGA GCTCGGTCACAGTCATCGCAGTGAAGGCGGTGTCAGGCATGCTGGTTCTCACCATTGAGGGCACCATGCAGCTCGACTACCCGATCTTCAGtgtcatgtttgtgtgcatggtGGCTTCAGTGGTCTGCCAGGCCGG ATTTCTCTCCCAGGCTTGTAAGCTGTATGACCCCTCTGTGATTGCCGGTGTCAACTACATCCTCTCCACCGTCTTTGCCGTGGTTGCTG GCGCTGTGTTTTACGTAGAGTTTAAGAATGAAGACGTTCTTCAcatctgcatgtttttgttggG ATCTGCTTTCTGTTTCCTTGGGGTCTTCCTTATCACCAAAAACAGGAAAAGGACCAAGACCTTTGAGCCCTATGTCACTATGGATATGGTTACTG GTATTCCGACTATTCATGACAAGGGCCTTTTTGTTCAGCCGGACACCAATGGTGCGTTCTCCTATGGGGCTCTGGTCAACAACGATGGAGTGTCTCCTGCGACTCTCCCAGTCCACCGGAAACGACCACCAGTGGACTCGACATAA